From Antricoccus suffuscus:
TCGGTTCCGAGACGTAGCGCACGTGCCACTCGGGTCGCTCGGTTACCGGTGACCCATGCACTCTGCAGGGCATCCGCGTCCGGAGGAATTTGTCCATTGTTGGATGTATGAGATGCGCCGTACGGGTTTCCGGTAATGAACTGGCTCGGCTCGGTATAACCAGGCGGTACGACGATGCCGCCGAGGTGGCACACCATCCGGTAGATCGCCTGGATGGTGCCTTCCTGCCCGCCATGGTGAGTTGCCGATGATGTGAAAGCCGCGAACACCTTGTCCTCGATAGCGCCATCACCCCACATCTGACCCCAGGTATCGATGAAAGCCTGCAGTTGCGAGGAAACGTTGCCGAATCGGGTCGGCGTACCGAGCAGGACGACGTCGGCGTACTGAACGTCGTCGGTCGTCGCGATTGGCACGGAGGCGGTTTCCCGAACGTGTGCGTCCCAGAGTGGGTTGGCGCCGATGATGTCGCGCGACACGGTTTCGCGCACTCGTACGACGCGTACGCTGCCGCCCGCGTCCCGCGCGCCTTGCGCGACAGATTGCGCGAGTTGGTGCACGATTCCGGTCGCGCTGTAATAGATCACCGCTACCCGCAACGGGTTGTCGTCGGCGTCGAAACCCTTGGGAGTCACCGTTTTGCGAGGAGGTCGCGTTGGGGTGACGGACGTTGTCAGGTCATCTCGCCGCCCGCGCTCGGCGCCGCCGAGGTAGGTCGTCTGGAAGGAGTCTTCCTCTGTCACCGCACTACTTCCGTCGAGGTGGTCTTGCGCAGCATCTTTTCATGTGTGCGCAAGACGACCTCGAACGGGCAGGTGAGTTAGGCCTTGGCGCCGGCGATGTTGACCAGCCAGCTCACGCCGTACTTGTCGATACACATGCCGAAACTGTCGCCCCACGGCGCCTGCGCCAGCTGCTCGAGCACCGTGCCGTCGGCGGAGATCTTCTCCCAGTAGCCTCGCAGCTCGGCATCGTCCTCACCGCTCAGCGAAACGGACATGGCGCTACCCGGCGTGAATTCCATATGCGCCGGTACGTCGGCGCCCATCAAGGTGAGGCCGTTATCGGTGCTGAGCATGGAGTGCATGATCTGGTCCTTCTCCGCAGGGTCTTCGCTTGCTCCCAAGTCGGCGAAGGTGCTGATGTCAAGCTGCCCGCCAAAGACAGATTGGTAGAACTCCATTGCCTGACGGGCGGTGCCACGGAAATTCAGGTACGGGTTGAGGATGGTGCCCATGTCTATCGCTCCTTGCGTAGCGCGGGATGATCGCTTAATTGTCGGCCCATCTGCGAGGATTCACTAGGGAACAGTGCGACAGGTAGACGGAATCTCAATGAACTTTTCCGCCGCACTCAAAACGGTCGTCCGCGTGCTCAGTACGGTATGGGCATGACATCTGTAGATCCAGATCGCATTCGAGACAATCCACAAGAACGCCAGCGTGGACCGGTCCTGCTGCGAGGTGACCAAGTCTCGCCGGGTACGACGGACCAGCGGTTGCTCGACCAACGCGGCCCGAGCGACTGGGTGCATGCCGATCCATGGCGCGTTTTGCGGATCCAGTCCGAATTCGTTGAGGGATTTGGCTTGCTGTCCGAAGTGCCGACTGCCGTGTCTGTCTTCGGGTCGGCGCGCACGAAGCCAGATGACCCGACGTACAAGGCAACCGAGCGGCTTGGCGCGGCGTTGGCGAAGGCGGGCTATGCAGTCATCACCGGCGGCGGACCCGGTGCGATGGAGGCAGCCAACAAAGGTGCCCAGCAGGCGGGGGGTCTTAGTATCGGACTCGGCATCGAGTTGCCCTTCGAGCAGCAGTTGAACGACTGGGTCGACCTGGGCATCAACTTCCGCTACTTCTTCGTGCGCAAGACGATGTTTGTGAAGTACGCGCAGGCGTTCGTGATCATGCCCGGTGGGTTCGGCACGCTGGACGAGTTGTTTGAGGCCGTCACCCTCGTGCAGACCGGCAAGATCACCCGATTCCCGATCGTGCTGTACGGCACCGAATATTGGGGAGGTCTCGTCGATTGGATTCGCAGCACGCTGATGGCGGAGGGCAAGATTAGTCCTGGCGACGACGAACTGCTCCATTTGACCGATGACATCGACGAGGCCGTGCAGTTGATCGTCGATTCGCAACGCAAGAGCGCCGGCAACGAGGCATGACGGACGAACGATTCGCGGTCTGTGTCTACTGCTCGTCGTCGAAGGGCATCGATCCGGCGATCGTCGACCTTGCGGCTGAGGTGGGTACGGCGCTCGCTCGTGAACGCATGATCGTCGTGAGCGGTGGCGGTGGAGTGTCCTGCATGGGCGCGCTCGTACGAGCGGCCCGCGCGGCAGGCGGCCGCACCGAAGGCATCATCACCGAGTTCCTAGTCGATCTCGAGGTTGCCGATCGAGAGAGCGACGAGCTGGTCGTCACCTCTTCGATGCGCGAGCGCAAGGCCGAGATGGACCGCAGGTCCGATGCGTTTGTCATCTTGCCCGGCGGCCTAGGGACGCTGGAAGAGCTGTTCGAGATTTGGACAACGCGCGGACTGGGTGAGCACAATCGACCGTTGTATGTCGTAGACCCCCAGGGGATTTTCGATCCGCTGTTCGCGGCGTTGCAGGGCTTGTGCGAGCGCGGTCTCATCAAGCCGGAGGCATTCTCGGCGCTTCAGGTAGTGCGCGATGTGCCGACGCTCATCGAACTGCTCCGGTCTGCGCGCGCCTGATTACTGTCGACTCCGCTGCGCTTCGTTCGATCGACGAAAATGGATGACGGGTGCGGAGTCGGACGGACGGTGGGGTTAGAGAGCGCGGCGAGCATTCTTCGGCGGACGATCGCCACGTATGACCGAGACCATGTCGAGCGCTTGTCGCGTCTCTACAACATTATGCGCACGGAAAACCTGAGCGCCCTTCATCGCGGAGTAGACCGTGGCCGCGAGGGTTCCCGGTAACCGGTCATAGAGCCCGACATCGAGGGACTCGCCGACGAAGTCCTTATTGGACAAAGCGACCAGGACCGGCCATCCGGTGGCGACCAGCTCGTCGAGTCGGCGGGTGATTTCCAGTGAGTGGAAGGTGTTCTTGCCGAAGTCGTGGCACGGGTCGATCAGGATGCCGTCACGGCGCACGCCGGCCGCAACCGCTTTGTCGGCCAGTGATGTGCACGTGTTGATCACGTCGGCGACGACATCGTCGTACTGCGGCCGGTCCGGATCGGTGCGCGGGGGCAGCCCGCCGGCGTGCGAGCAGACCAACGCAGCCCCTGTCTCGGCGACGACCGATGCGATCTGCGGATCCGCGCCGCCCCAAGCCTCGTTCACCAGGTCGCAGCCCAGCGCGATCACTTCGCGCGCGACATCCGCCCGGTAGGTGTCGACACTGATGACAATCGCCGGGTGCCGTTCGCGGAGCGCGACCACGACGGGACCGACTCGATCGATCTCCATCTGCACGGTGACCTCCTCGCCTGGCCCGGCCTTGACGCCGCCGATATCGACGATGTCCGCGCCCTCGTCGACCGCACGGGTCGCCTTGTCAATCGCCGCCTGCAGCCCGAAGGTCTCGCCGCCGTCATAGAACGAGTCCGGAGTTCGGTTGACGATGGCCATCACCAACAGGTCGGTGTCGGCGACGGTTCGCGCTCCGAGGCGAAGTCCCATGTAATCAGTCCTTGGCGTACGTCGATGGCTGGTTGCGGCAGGCTCTCCAAACCGCAACCACGATGCTAGCGACGGACGTACGACGTCCGCAGCGGCCCACATGACAGTATTGGAGGGTGGGCGAGTTTCTCTGGGTTTTCTTCGGGCTGATTGTGGTGTCTGGCCTGCTCTACTTCGTCATCACCGTTGTGTTCGGCCCTGGCGAGGAGCGGGTGGACAGTTCGCCAGACTCGTCGCCGGTGGTGCTGCCGCACGGCCGGGTGCTGGCGCCCGAGGACCTCGATAAGGTCCGGTTGCCGGTGGCGTTTCGTGGCTATCGGATGGCCGAGGTCGACGCTTTGCTCGATCGTCTTAGCGAAGAGTTGGCGATCCGGGACGCGCTCGCGCGCTCGCCGCAGCCTCTCGGGCACGACGACTCACCGGAGGACCCGCCGCCAGTTCCATAGATCGGCCACGGCCGGCACTGAGCGAGCGAAGCGAGGCGACGTGTTCGCTGCGCTTTTCGAGTGGAATTCTAGCGGCCGCGGAACGTCGGCTTTTCCTT
This genomic window contains:
- a CDS encoding TIGR00730 family Rossman fold protein, yielding MTDERFAVCVYCSSSKGIDPAIVDLAAEVGTALARERMIVVSGGGGVSCMGALVRAARAAGGRTEGIITEFLVDLEVADRESDELVVTSSMRERKAEMDRRSDAFVILPGGLGTLEELFEIWTTRGLGEHNRPLYVVDPQGIFDPLFAALQGLCERGLIKPEAFSALQVVRDVPTLIELLRSARA
- a CDS encoding DivIVA domain-containing protein, whose translation is MGEFLWVFFGLIVVSGLLYFVITVVFGPGEERVDSSPDSSPVVLPHGRVLAPEDLDKVRLPVAFRGYRMAEVDALLDRLSEELAIRDALARSPQPLGHDDSPEDPPPVP
- a CDS encoding VOC family protein, which translates into the protein MGTILNPYLNFRGTARQAMEFYQSVFGGQLDISTFADLGASEDPAEKDQIMHSMLSTDNGLTLMGADVPAHMEFTPGSAMSVSLSGEDDAELRGYWEKISADGTVLEQLAQAPWGDSFGMCIDKYGVSWLVNIAGAKA
- the folP gene encoding dihydropteroate synthase translates to MGLRLGARTVADTDLLVMAIVNRTPDSFYDGGETFGLQAAIDKATRAVDEGADIVDIGGVKAGPGEEVTVQMEIDRVGPVVVALRERHPAIVISVDTYRADVAREVIALGCDLVNEAWGGADPQIASVVAETGAALVCSHAGGLPPRTDPDRPQYDDVVADVINTCTSLADKAVAAGVRRDGILIDPCHDFGKNTFHSLEITRRLDELVATGWPVLVALSNKDFVGESLDVGLYDRLPGTLAATVYSAMKGAQVFRAHNVVETRQALDMVSVIRGDRPPKNARRAL
- a CDS encoding TIGR00730 family Rossman fold protein, which translates into the protein MGMTSVDPDRIRDNPQERQRGPVLLRGDQVSPGTTDQRLLDQRGPSDWVHADPWRVLRIQSEFVEGFGLLSEVPTAVSVFGSARTKPDDPTYKATERLGAALAKAGYAVITGGGPGAMEAANKGAQQAGGLSIGLGIELPFEQQLNDWVDLGINFRYFFVRKTMFVKYAQAFVIMPGGFGTLDELFEAVTLVQTGKITRFPIVLYGTEYWGGLVDWIRSTLMAEGKISPGDDELLHLTDDIDEAVQLIVDSQRKSAGNEA
- the wrbA gene encoding NAD(P)H:quinone oxidoreductase, with amino-acid sequence MTEEDSFQTTYLGGAERGRRDDLTTSVTPTRPPRKTVTPKGFDADDNPLRVAVIYYSATGIVHQLAQSVAQGARDAGGSVRVVRVRETVSRDIIGANPLWDAHVRETASVPIATTDDVQYADVVLLGTPTRFGNVSSQLQAFIDTWGQMWGDGAIEDKVFAAFTSSATHHGGQEGTIQAIYRMVCHLGGIVVPPGYTEPSQFITGNPYGASHTSNNGQIPPDADALQSAWVTGNRATRVARALRLGTEILNR